The genomic segment CGGCGGCGAGCCCTATGCAGAAAATTGGAATATGGACAACTTCGGCGGAAATCCTCGCGTGCCTGTCGCAATGGTAGAGACCGGTGAGAACGTTGCCAAAGAAATAGGCGCTACAAAAGAAGAATGTGATGCAGTAGTTTTAAAACGTTACGAGCAATATCAGGATGCTCTTGCCAATGACCGGGCATTCCAGAAACGCTATATGTTTGCTCCATTATGTACGGTCACTAAAAAAACTAAAAAGCTCGTAGAAATGGATGAGGGCTGGACTCCAACTACCGCTGAAGGGCTTGCAAAGCTGAAACCGGTTCGTCCGGGTGCAGTCCATAGTTTTGGCGCACAGACATTCCCTGCCGACGGCAACTGCGGCATTATTGTCACAACCAAGGATAAGGCAAAAGAGTTAAGCACAGATCCTAAGATAGAAATACAGATCATCTCCTACGGCTTTGCAAGAACAAAACCGGCATTTATGCCTGCAGCCCCGGTACCTGCTTCAGAAATGGCTCTTGCCAATGCAGGCTTGAAGATTGGAGACATTAAATCGTTCAAATCACATAACCCCTTTGCAATCAATGACGTTAACTTTGCCAAAAAATTCGGTGTAGATGTTATGAAGATGAACAACTACGGATCATCCCTGATCTACGGTCATCCACAGGGACCGACAGCGGGAAGGAGCATTATTGAGATGATAGAAGAATTGACTGTTCTCGGCGGTGGTTACGGCCTCTTTACCGGTTGTGCTGCCGGCGATACCGCTGCAACTTTAATTGTAAAAGTAGGCTGATAAGGTAATTC from the Pseudomonadota bacterium genome contains:
- a CDS encoding thiolase family protein → MNSFTKAYIPYGGYYSTPFCRWQGSMQHDNSITLAAETARRWFLEKRKIDPTVIDYLYFGTTIAQHHWFFSHQWSGAILTDDKKFVPGLFIHQACSTSTTILALAAKDMELGAYDVAYGLMTDRCSNGPHTTWGNPLGNGGEPYAENWNMDNFGGNPRVPVAMVETGENVAKEIGATKEECDAVVLKRYEQYQDALANDRAFQKRYMFAPLCTVTKKTKKLVEMDEGWTPTTAEGLAKLKPVRPGAVHSFGAQTFPADGNCGIIVTTKDKAKELSTDPKIEIQIISYGFARTKPAFMPAAPVPASEMALANAGLKIGDIKSFKSHNPFAINDVNFAKKFGVDVMKMNNYGSSLIYGHPQGPTAGRSIIEMIEELTVLGGGYGLFTGCAAGDTAATLIVKVG